The Candidatus Aminicenantes bacterium genome includes the window TCGTCGTGGACTTGGAGGATCATCCGGGAGCGCAGGCCGCGCTTCGCGATGCCGCGCCGCACGTCGATCATGGCCTTCTTCATCAAGTCGGCCGCCGTCCCCTGGATCGGCGTGTTGAGGGCGATCCGGCGGCCGGCGTCCCGCGAGACGCGGTCCGCCGCCCGGAGCTCGGGAACCTGCCGCCGGCGCCCGAACAGGGTCACGGATGTTCCCGTCGCCCGGGCCTTCTCGACCTCGTTCTCCAGGAAGGCCTTGACCCCGGGGTAGGTCGCTTCGTAGGCGTTGATGACGCGCTGGGCTTCCGCCGAGGATGTCTCGAGCTGCTTGGCCAGGGAAAAAGCCGAGGTGCCGTAAATGATGCTGAAGTTGATGATCTTGGCCCGATGGCGGGCCTCGTTCCGGAAGAGCCCCGCCGTCGCTCCGAAGACGCGGTCGGCGGTCTCCTGGTGGATGTCCGCGCCGCGCCGGAACGTCTCGACCAGCCCCGGGTCGCCCGACATGTGGGCCAGAACCCGCAGCTCGATCTGCGAATAATCGGCGGCCAGGAAGAGGAAGCCCTCGGCCGGGATGAAGGCCCGCCGGAAGCGGGCTCCCGTCTCGCCGCGGGCCGGGATATTCTGCAGGTTGGGGTCCGAGCTCGACAGCCGGCCTGTGGCCGCGACGGTTTGGTTGTAAGAGGTATGGACCCGGCCCGTGGCCGGGTCGACGAGGGCCGGCAGGGCGTCGGCGTAGGTCGATTTGAGCTTGGCAATCTGGCGGTACTCGACCACCCGGCGGACGATGGGATGCTTGTCGGCCATCCCCTCCAGGACATCGATGGCGGTCGACAAGCTGCCCGTCCCCTTGGTCTTGCGGGTCATCGGCAGCTGGAGCTTGTGGAACAGCACATCGCCGAGCTGCTTCGGCGAATTGATGTTGAAGGCCGCGCCGGCCTGGGCGTGGATGTCCGCTTCAAGGCGGCGCAGGTCCGCTTCCATGCCGGCGCCGATCTCGCGCAGGGCTGGAACGTCGATCCGGACGCCGAGCGCTTCCATTTCCGCCAGGATCCCGATCAGCGGCTGCTCCAGGTCGCGGTAGACCCGATCGAGGCCTGCGGCTTCGACCTTGGTCCAGAGCCGGCGGCTCAAGTCGAGGGCGAAGTCGGCGTCCTGGCAGGCGTACGGCGTCACCGTCTCGACCGGGGCGAGATCCATCGTGATCTCGGACTTGCCCTTGCCGACGATCTCTTTGAAGGGGATGGATGCTTCCCCCAAATAAGCCAGCGACAAGCGGTCCAGGTTGTGCTTGCCCCAATTCGGCTCGAGCAAATAGGACAGCACCATGGTGTCCAGGTCGAGGCCATGCAGGCGGAGGCCCTCGCGCTCGAGCACGATCAGGTCGTATTTGATGTTCTGGCCGATCTTCCGGATCGCCGGATCCTCCAGGACGCCGCGGACGATGGCCAAAGCCCGATCGATCGGAATCTGGTCCGGCGCCCCCATGTAGGCGTGCCGCAGGGGAATATAGAAAGCCTCTCCCGGCTCGACGGCGAGCGAGAAGCCCACCAGCCGGGCCCGGGTGGGGAAGATGTTGTCGGTCTCGGTGTCGATCGAAACGGCGCCGGCCCGACGGATCCGCTTGACGAGGGCCCGCAGGCCGGGCTCGTCCAGAATGGCCGCATAGGCTCGGGCCGACGGCGATACCGGCGGCGGCGCGCCGAGCTCGGCCAGGAGCGAGCCGAACCCGAATTCCTTGAAAAGCCGGGCCAGCGCGTCCCGGTCGGGCTCCTCGATTTTGAACGCCTCTGGGTCGAACTCGAGATCGAGGCCGCTCTCGATGAGAGCCAGCCGGCGGCTCATCTCGAGCTTGTCGCCGTTATCCCGGATGGCGGTCCGGACCCGCTCGTTCTTGACCTTGTCCAAGTTGGCCCGCAGCGCCTCGAGCGACCCGAACTCGGCGATCAGTTGCTTGGCCGTCTTCTCGCCGATGCCGGGGACGCCCGGGATGTTGTCCGTGGGGTCGCCCCAAAGGGTCAGGACGTCGACGACCTGCGAGGGCTCGACGCCGAAGAATTCTTTGACCTTGGCGGCGTCCAACAGAATGTCTTTGGACGGATTGTATATTGAGGTCGAGGCGTTGACGACTTGGAAGAGATCCTTGTCGGTCGTGACGATGACGGTGTGCATGCCGCCGGCGGCGGCCCGGACGGCCAGGCTGGCCAGCACGTCGTCGGCTTCGTAGCGGGCGTTCTCGAACAGCGGGATCCGGAAAGCCGTCAGGACCTCTTTGAGCCGGGGCACTTGGCAGATGAGGTCCTCCGGCATGGGCTTGCGCTGGGCCTTGTAATCCAAGTAGATCTCGTTCCGCATCTTGGGGCCCGGGGTGTCGAAAACGATGCCCAGCAGGTCCGGCTTGGCCGCGGCCAGAATCTTGCGCAGAGTGACGATGAAGCCGTAGATCGCATTGGTCGGGAACCCCTGCGCGTTGGAGAGGCGACGGATGGCGTAATACGATCGGTAGAGGATCGAGCTGCCGTCGATAAGATAGAGGGTCTTTTCGGTCATAAGCTCGGTCCGGGGAGATAGCGGTCGAGCCGGCCGGCCGCCAGGTCTTCGAGGACCATGCCATGGACGTCCGTCAGGAGCTTGTTCAATTGATCCGGCCAGGACGCCGACAGGCGGAGCGAAGGCAAGGCTTTCCTTCTCGAGTAGATCAACCGGCCGGAGCTATAGATCAGCGTTTCGATATAACTTGTTGCGCCGGGCACATCCTGAGTCTGGACGATCAGGCTGGTACCGCGGCGGACGAATTCGCTGCTGATCCCTTTCATTGATGGCATTATAGAGGGGGGGGGCCTAAGATTCAAGTTTCTTCCCTCGATTGACATTCGAAGCTGAATTGGTATAATTACGGGGCTTTAAAGGACCCAACCGATGGTAATTGATATAGATAGACTGCCGAAAGACGGTTTAACCGTCAGCCGGAACTTCGACTTTCCGAGTCTGGAGCTGGTCGACGAGGAAGCCGTTTTCCTGGAATCCGTCCATGCCGATATGACGGTCAAACGGGTCGGGGACGAGGTCTGGATCACGGGCCGCGTCACGACCCGGCTGAGCTTCGTCTGCAGCCGGTGCCTGTCGCCCTTCGAGTTCCCGGTCGACTCCCGGTTCGATCTGGTCTATCTGCCCGAAGACGAGCACGCGGGCGTGCATGAGCTCAAGGACGAGCTCGACGACGAAGACGCCGACACGCTGTTTTATCAAGGACGCCAGATCGACCTCCGGGAGGTGGCCCTGGAGCAGCTGAACCTGACGTTCCCGATCAAGCCGCTGTGCGCGGAGTCCTGCGAAGGCATCTGCGCCGTCTGCGGCAAGGTCCGCAAGGACGGCGAGTGCGGCTGCCTGATCAAGGAATTCGACGACCGCCTGGATAAGCTCAAAACTCTAATGAAAGACAAGAGATAGGCTCATGCCCAACCCCAAACGCCGACATTCCCATTCCCGCAAGGGACGCCGCCGCGCCCATGACGGCTTGACCGTCCCGTCGTTCTCGGTCTGCTCCAATTGCGGAACGCCGAAGCTCCCCCACAAGGCCTGCCCGGAGTGCGGCTACCACCGCAGCCGCCAGGTCGTCAAGGCCGCGGCGGATTGAACCGGACCCGGGTCGGTCCGCGCATGAGGACGGACGTCCTTTCCGATCGCCCCAGGAGATGAGGATGATCTT containing:
- the polA gene encoding DNA polymerase I; this encodes MTEKTLYLIDGSSILYRSYYAIRRLSNAQGFPTNAIYGFIVTLRKILAAAKPDLLGIVFDTPGPKMRNEIYLDYKAQRKPMPEDLICQVPRLKEVLTAFRIPLFENARYEADDVLASLAVRAAAGGMHTVIVTTDKDLFQVVNASTSIYNPSKDILLDAAKVKEFFGVEPSQVVDVLTLWGDPTDNIPGVPGIGEKTAKQLIAEFGSLEALRANLDKVKNERVRTAIRDNGDKLEMSRRLALIESGLDLEFDPEAFKIEEPDRDALARLFKEFGFGSLLAELGAPPPVSPSARAYAAILDEPGLRALVKRIRRAGAVSIDTETDNIFPTRARLVGFSLAVEPGEAFYIPLRHAYMGAPDQIPIDRALAIVRGVLEDPAIRKIGQNIKYDLIVLEREGLRLHGLDLDTMVLSYLLEPNWGKHNLDRLSLAYLGEASIPFKEIVGKGKSEITMDLAPVETVTPYACQDADFALDLSRRLWTKVEAAGLDRVYRDLEQPLIGILAEMEALGVRIDVPALREIGAGMEADLRRLEADIHAQAGAAFNINSPKQLGDVLFHKLQLPMTRKTKGTGSLSTAIDVLEGMADKHPIVRRVVEYRQIAKLKSTYADALPALVDPATGRVHTSYNQTVAATGRLSSSDPNLQNIPARGETGARFRRAFIPAEGFLFLAADYSQIELRVLAHMSGDPGLVETFRRGADIHQETADRVFGATAGLFRNEARHRAKIINFSIIYGTSAFSLAKQLETSSAEAQRVINAYEATYPGVKAFLENEVEKARATGTSVTLFGRRRQVPELRAADRVSRDAGRRIALNTPIQGTAADLMKKAMIDVRRGIAKRGLRSRMILQVHDELVFEVAPDEREAMGGLVREAMENVMDGARTPLEGDPLSGSPSNAPPPKWRRSCYPSKVHNPLEFHPMFSEPVGF
- a CDS encoding DUF177 domain-containing protein; protein product: MVIDIDRLPKDGLTVSRNFDFPSLELVDEEAVFLESVHADMTVKRVGDEVWITGRVTTRLSFVCSRCLSPFEFPVDSRFDLVYLPEDEHAGVHELKDELDDEDADTLFYQGRQIDLREVALEQLNLTFPIKPLCAESCEGICAVCGKVRKDGECGCLIKEFDDRLDKLKTLMKDKR
- the rpmF gene encoding 50S ribosomal protein L32, with the translated sequence MPNPKRRHSHSRKGRRRAHDGLTVPSFSVCSNCGTPKLPHKACPECGYHRSRQVVKAAAD